In the genome of Malania oleifera isolate guangnan ecotype guangnan chromosome 5, ASM2987363v1, whole genome shotgun sequence, the window aggttataggttctgtagactaaaatatatatatatatatatatatatatatattttaccagagcataggatataagttctgcatactctaatatataaattttaccaaAACTTAgatataaaacatgatttgggtaggatttggtagtttagaatatttattttagtttgttatattattatacgttaataatagatttataattttaaaataacatttgatcattatttaagaatggatcctaaagatagtagcattgaaggaaatgagatttacgtgaaggctcccaaggacaggtaataattataaattctctaagaaaaatagtagcattattgaagacacgttaattaatttaaatatgttatttatgtttgtagaaacacgtacacatattgatgattcataattaattgtcaaatgcattaataatttaaaatttttatatatataaatataataataatatctaagatttaattattttcactgttgttattttcactaaatatataagaaataacccattagacccttctgaatttagaagtgctacacatacaaatagatatgaacaaacaatctattatgaaatctgaattttcccaaaatttctttgcatgtataagttagATATGAATATGTTTACATTACATATtgagttatcaacaaaacattcaagcttaatttaggaatatatattttgacaaaatctttaattttaattttgtattagtttataaagaattaaatataatttaaatattacttattatatttaaattcaaaaaaaaaatttatatatatatatatatatgtataatcccttagcatgtgcaggttaaatatgtatatctatttttcccattacatattcaatttccatcaagtatccaagtttgatttaggagtacaaattttgacaaactctttaattttttttataaatttataaaagttaatacaagttaaatttttctatatttgaaaaaaaaaattaatgaaagcaatataaaaattaactaatttccttcaaataactaatcaatgtcaaatcatcaattggtCAAACATGtctaacatatatttgatctaataataataataataataataataatggaatatattaatatataaggggtactcttgtagttaaaaaaaaaaaaaaaaaaaggcctcaTGGATGGAAATCATCAGCTataactcacttacccccgaagcaaggccagggcatgagaccacttgggcatagtggggactcgaacccgtgatcacatggatgcacggccggttccttaccactaggtcacccacccaagtggtgatctaaggataaaattaattatagttaaagcattaataaagatgtataaacataaaaagaacctagagtccgcaaattttgcaatacgtgtgcGTGTTCGATATTTGTGACACGCGtagctctctctcgattctcgcgactcacgtcgttctccctcgatttgtgcaaaatgcgttgctcAATAttcgtgacacgcgtcgctctctctcgattctcgcgaCACACGttgttctccctcgatttgtgcaaaacgcgttgatcgatatccgtgacacgcgtcgcCCTCTCTCGGTTCTCGtgacacacatcgttctccctcgatttgtgcaaaatgcgttgcttGATATTCGTAACACGCGTCGCTCTCCCTCAATTCTCACAGTAcatgtcgctctctctcgatttccacaacacgtggccattcccttataaaaagggtctgcccttctcgaactctaagcatcacagctttctatcatcttgaacaatcacatttcagtttgcagtgattagctcttcccaacttgtctcttagttgtctcattactcgaaaatgttgtcaaatcacccaactccccaagttgctgagagcagcactagatcgtcgatccaaagatggaaacccagtaaggCACAGTTGGAAATTTTAAAGGCGGCCTTCCAtagcagtcaaggggaactcccttctgtggagtgTACTATCTTGTTTGCAGCACAACTCTAACGGTATGGTCCAATAGAGCCGAGAAATGTGCGCTtgtggtttgagaaccgtaggcatAGGCGggaatcagttggagaagccactatctcaactactgccccatcaattctccatattacctcctccgccactaccgacccgagCAGTACCCCTGCCATttttccaaccctcttccctatcgagaatattccgactatgaaacttacaactaatatcacaccaatgagccatatcccttacaatggcaatatcacAATCACCACATTAAGGGTTTCAGATAATGttggcctactccaccattgcaaGGAAATCCGATGCGCATTGAGACTCATatacgggccaccaataacttgggaagagggcagctcttcctccctcgccgaacaaacgggcgttctctccctttttccaaCCCAAGCAggcgacattacaagaggtcaactctaCCAAGAAAAAACCCcggcggttagcagtgacaccgctagtacttcgatagatgttgacgttgatctaaggctctaaaggccagatttagtttcatttttatacatatatttttaatttataggaaatgtataatatatacatatatataattatctttttccacatcttctgaatttcttttccatttcaacctctattagaccgacaattcacacttcaattcccaaaataaaatacttcaccaaattgaccctcaatctattctaagacttagtcaaatcattaatcaatgtactcttttaaatagcgcaaccaattatacagtactcactttaaattagaaaatttcgaggacgaaatttttataaggaggggagattgtgatgacccaaaaatatatacatgtcgctccctggaggtcggcctgatcaaaatggaatttcataggataaacaggatagacaccatttatacacgtaaataagtatatatacataaaatagtgttttgacagacataatttgtagaaatatataataagatgataataatataggtatcatatgtggggcccacaagactatgtggggtccacatgagtcccggagccacaagacactgtttatatacgtaaataagtacataaaataatgttttgactgatataatttgtagaaatatatgataaaataataataatataggtatcctatgtggggcccacaagactgtgtgggggcccacatgagtcccgaagccgtatggaggtttacacgagtctcaaagctatgtaaaatgcataaaatcgtataagagttattcgagttacgtaggatccattcgggtctcgaacttgtgtggggcccacaagaccatgtgcagcctacatgagttttcaaaattcaaatttaattcttattcaaaaataaataaatactaaaaatggttcaaaattaataacaatgataataataatgataataatgattaagaaaaataataaaataataaaataattaattaactaattgattaattaattaggtaagtgattaattaaaaatttatttaatgggaatggtggcaagcactcccacatggcctccatccccatcccatactcaacttataccttgcccatcccttgcccattctttaattttttaaaattataattttatccatctccccacacttttataaatttcatttattccccaaaattttcctataaatagggagctctcaaccttcatttttcacaacaattttccaaggaagagaagaattagtgagtgaaaaaaattgtggtggagagagaatttttaagtaagttctcaatcacccactctttccgatctcatttcttagagatagttacagtgttcctaaggaagaaggtaagtaaattttgattacgttagtttttttttatttaaaatttatacccgagtttattttataagtaaatttcaattatgttaattagttccacaaaatttccatgagtttatttttacgcatatttaattataccggttctatctttaatatacttgcatctatttttttttttttttttgttaagaaatgttctaatcctctcgggtaaattttcaacatttctttctattcaaaaataaaattatatatatttttaacacaaaaattgtgtggcatgagtttatttttacgttacattttttatgaaaatatgagtaaagttgagatttttacgatattattttaaattgcataaattataataagatgattttaaaaccccttatggcaacgaaagttcaaagttacagatgctcggtaccacagcttaaagtttaaacggatcagagtgcacccacactgtttacagagtggttatttatgttagtggatttctcctgagtgcacacctagttccggaccaggacttaataaggaaaatctcacttaaagtttacgtacgttgatttagtttggtcggccagccagctaagtccagtcttcagatcgcacaacccagtcataggggtaaacatgacttacggcaaacaggcctaagggtggtttttacaatatatatttatacatagttaattacgtatacaaagtaattgatgatttgaagaaaaagtgtaagtttacatgaaaaggatcattctagtgcttaaatgacgatctaaagaaaacttataaggaaaagtatatgtatatttatcattaaatatttatacagttttaaagttaaaagtttaatttaatagttatagtatatgattataaaattttactattatagttgatggtaaaagttttatacagaaatttttaaatttatatttattctagagacagttttgaagttataatattaaatattgttttatgaaatttttaaaaagctcattttggccacacactaataataatcttatttacttactgagcgtcgtctcactccaatcatatttttattttagataactctgaagagcatgttggaaatcaggcttaacaagcatgcgagtggggaaagaaaaataaagattgtttagaaatattagtatgatgtcagatatttatatttgtctaatttttctttttttgaaataaatgattgtaatatggataattagcgctctggtgtaacaataatcgagtttatttgctttcgctgtaaatcagtagtaaaaagttaatatctcaaaccgctcggggttggggtgttacatgctttacatggttgcattaacactcacatgcagcatatttcatataatattttcatattcagttcatttcctgtatatcctacatctcatacatataacatatttccacacggAATTcctattaactcatgccacaaaatttagtagtaaaattcatatatatttcctgtaaaataagtcaacctacatttaacattcatatacccAAATTATACCTTTCTTATCTTGCATAATTATCCTGAAattatctttcactttcatcagttcattttcacatatacatagctaaataagcggtcctaggttcagaaaacataatttacatggttggcattttaaaacctataccaaaacatatacataagtataacataattcattatcttttattttataaaacctgatttaatatataattttcccttacctaatttcttgaactacgctaacagggaccccaaaaaatacctgcggcactcacccggaccctaaatcaaaaatcctagttcccTAAATCCTACTTTCGCTTTGGAGGggggcctagaaaactccaattgaaaatttactcactcCAAAATGATGACAATTGCAACTAGAACCACGTAGCGGTGTCCAATTGTCGATTTAAcgacagatttaaggagaaattaaggatttagaggaaatatacctttccctaggagtggtgcttagccgctcccacgataaattcactttagtagaaatgtcagcggcggagttaggaatccaacggtaccttccgtttttcgattggCTGAATATCCGCCgggaaattaaggagagagaggagaaagacaGAGGTAGGACAAAGAGTacagggggagagagagagagagagagagagagagagagagagagagagagagagagagcacgcaCAGTTTGATTTCCTGAGGAAGATTTCTTCCTTAGGAAGATCCACTTCCtatataaataaagtatattattatattattaaatcttatatatatatatatatatatatatatatatatattcctcatctacctggaccagacaaaagtggggcgggccttatcggactaatgactagctccacaaaccaacacatgtcctttttaatgtgttttgtcctcactcacacacttcctaaaaAAACTTCTCAgatggtcacccatcccaatattactCCAAACCAAGCACAGTTAACCGTGGAGTTTTTATGGAAAGGGTtctgaaaagaaatgtgcacctcgTTGATATGGGTAaaaacatctaatctttttaagcctttcttccacggggtatcacaggTATAGTATTTTGGAAATTGAAACTTTTCTGCTTTTTTATTGTATGTTGTTTATGGATAGGGCAACCATGACTCttcggggtcggaccctcttataaatggtatcagagagtattttgttttatgTTATGCTTTCTACCACTCCAGGCCCACGTGACGGGTTGGGGCGTCACATAATATTATTTACATACAATCAAGTGCAACACACATGACACATTTACTAGTAAAACTAAAGTTTATTATAACTATTTTAATtagttattatatttcaaaactcattttttagTACTACAAGAACAATGTCATTgtacatgaaaattgaaaaacagtaaaaaataatttttaaaagatttttttttctagtctttagaaaatttatggatatttttattttaaatatattgcaAATTCACtgtcattttagaaaataaacacaaaataaataatttaatcacAAATAAAGTATTCTAGGTTGGGGAGCTTAGGTGCAACGGTAAGGCAATTgccgtgtgacctggaggtcatgggTTTGACGTGTGGAAACAACTTCTTACAAAAATGTAAGGTATGGTTGCATACTATAGACCCGTTATGGTCCGTCCCTTCCCCAGAACCCCCATACGCAGGAGCTTCGTGCACTGAGCTGGGTTGccctcttttttttaaaaaaaaaaaaagtattctaGTAATAGGCTATCGAAACAACAAAAAATGATAAAAGTTAGGGTCTGTTTGATAtcatttctattttaatttatgTAGGATCAACAAATagatcatgaaaatgtatattatGTGTTTTCTGCTGTTGTTGATGATTTTCAACTATTTGCaatacacaaaaaaaaataaaaaatgataacaaCATTTTTGTGGTTTTTAATTGTTTTTGGCAACCCGCTGTTAGAATATTTTAGTATCAAGAATTAATTTTTTGGGactaaatcattcattttatcaatactttttaattcaaaataaaataaaatgatcatatcaaatttaaaatatacttaaaataaaaaatgcccataaaatttcaaaaaaagtaaaaaattataaatccatttgtaaaatatttttaccaTATTTCAATTATCATGTAGTGTAACATTGTtcatgtaaagtgaattttgaattataacaattaagaaaaaataattataatgcattttatttttattatagtatttttgatTTATACTCCTGTGTAGttttattcatattttctaattgttatttgattcaaagacAAAAATAAGTATTTGtttaatcaaattttaaatttatttttagttttagaaaCTTTAACCAAATAGGTTACTAGTTTTTGATTATTAGTATCTATTTTTGGTCTTTAATTTTATACCAAATAAtcccttagtttttttttttttttgaaaatagttAAAAACTaataatagaaacaaaaaaaCAGATAATGTAAACAAACGCGTCTTCATAATTTGCTTTTTCACTATACAACAAAAGCGAAAAGTATAAAACATAAACAATAAAAAGCAAAGCAACTTATTGCTCCTATGTTTATTTGGCCCCACTCAACAGTAAGAAACTTTCTAAGTCCCCCCTCTTACAATAAGCAAAGACCAATATCTTTAATTGCAAAGCAAAACTTCAATAATCTGGGTGATTCTTCGATTTATTTTAGATTTGTTTTAACATGAAGTCACAATAAATTAGTTACATTATCGATTAAATGGGCGAAAATTCACACGACAAAGTTTTGCTTTTGACCTGTTTCAAGTCTAAGCTATggagaaaaaataaaacaaaaataaaataaaataaatcagaACATCCATCTTGGAGAAGAATGAACTGCACTTTGCCGGGGTCTGTTTGGCTGCTCTGAACTGTTCCGTTTCTTCATGATTGAGGAGAGAGTTGGGCTGTAGTAGTCGTTACTCCTTTGAGATGTGGCCCCCTGGGAATGCATTCTCTTTCCTTGCCCAAAACCTTTCTGGTTTTCTAGAAACCCCTGGCTAGCTAATGTATTCCTATGGACATTTTCCCATCTGTTGTAACCCACCCAGCTTTGGCTCCTCCCCACTGGCTGGCACTTTGCCTCCCTTGGAGTAGTGTAGTTTCGGCTTTCTGCAGTTTCCGCAGAGTACATAGTCTCCCCCTCGCTGCTATCCCCGTTCTGCATCATTGAAGCATCTACTGGAGATGAACTGGACTGAACCTCACTATGTGCCCCATTTACGGATCCTGTCGAGGCAACCTCCACATCTGCTTGAGGTCCAGACAGTCCTCCGTTGTCCTTAGTTCCATCTTCTTTCAAAAGGTTCTGCGGAGGACGTTCCTCGACACAATTCTCATCTGAGTTTGATAGAAGCCCTTTGGCAGGGCCTGGCAATGCTGTTGCTTTGTCAACCTTGGGAGGAAAATTAATATCCAAAAGCTGGATTTGTACACTCTCTTTCTTTCTAACAGGAGCTGCAGTTACCTTTGGTGATTCGAATATTTCTGGAGTTGGGATCCCTTGCACATGAGTAGTGCCATGTGGATTAGCAAATGTTTCCTTTTCAATAGGTGCTGCAACTGAACAGCTTGGCCCAGGCTGATCCCTAGGTTTGGAGACTATATTTGATGAAGATGGGGTTCCATTATTTTCTGCTTCTGTGGACTTGAAAACACGTCGTAGTGTGAATGAAGCGCTAGAATGCTCACTCTTTTGGCCAGTGGACATCAATCGGATGATTGGTAACTTGGGTTTGTTAAGTTCATCGAGGCTACCCTCCCAGTGCTGGTTTAACCAATCACAGATGATGGGAATGGGGATGCCAAATTGCATGGGAAGATCTTTCTTCCAGGATGCCGAGGATGATGATGAAGTCGTAGAGGATTTGGTGTTCGGTGATGTTGCTAGCTTCATAGGATCACATATCATGAATGCAAGATTGCCTTGTACATCAAAACCAGCAGACCCAGGGCTCCAAGTAACTTCATCAGTTGATAGTTTTATTAGATTGTCAGTGGCTATCACCACCTTTCCTTCACCAACTGTCAACACCTTTTTCCCCGTAAAGCCTAAGAGGTAAACAACACTTCCCAGATCCAAATTTGGCTTAGAGCTGGTCTTCAAATGGTGAGGCTGCTGTCCTGAGGCAGTTGAGTCTCCATCTGTTGCATCTAAACCCACTATTGTAAGATCAAGAACGGAGCTGGTGATAAAAAACCTGTCACCAGTGAAgcgaaaaaaaaaagaaatcaggAATTCAGGCTTGAACAAATTACAACACACATTTTCTTGAGGAAAGTCACTGCACTACTTTCTTGCCTTAGTCCTATAGCCCCATATTACAGCGCCATTTGTCCttaccaaaacacacacacatagagagagagagagagagagagatggagagagagagagagagagagaagaagaagaagaagaagaagaagaaatgcaTCATCTAAGTTGAAAGAGGATTTTTACATTACGATTCAGTGATGGATGTACATAATCAATATATAAATAATGC includes:
- the LOC131155460 gene encoding uncharacterized protein LOC131155460, which encodes MGMLSDSWCFCNGGGKSERMKAAIYSGKGPAMARISTSGSTGFGTGFLIHRNLLLTTHAVLPSVATTEAAEIRLQDGVAASLNPHRFFITSSVLDLTIVGLDATDGDSTASGQQPHHLKTSSKPNLDLGSVVYLLGFTGKKVLTVGEGKVVIATDNLIKLSTDEVTWSPGSAGFDVQGNLAFMICDPMKLATSPNTKSSTTSSSSSASWKKDLPMQFGIPIPIICDWLNQHWEGSLDELNKPKLPIIRLMSTGQKSEHSSASFTLRRVFKSTEAENNGTPSSSNIVSKPRDQPGPSCSVAAPIEKETFANPHGTTHVQGIPTPEIFESPKVTAAPVRKKESVQIQLLDINFPPKVDKATALPGPAKGLLSNSDENCVEERPPQNLLKEDGTKDNGGLSGPQADVEVASTGSVNGAHSEVQSSSSPVDASMMQNGDSSEGETMYSAETAESRNYTTPREAKCQPVGRSQSWVGYNRWENVHRNTLASQGFLENQKGFGQGKRMHSQGATSQRSNDYYSPTLSSIMKKRNSSEQPNRPRQSAVHSSPRWMF